In the Microcebus murinus isolate Inina chromosome 14, M.murinus_Inina_mat1.0, whole genome shotgun sequence genome, one interval contains:
- the NDST2 gene encoding bifunctional heparan sulfate N-deacetylase/N-sulfotransferase 2 produces MLQLWKVVRPARQLELHRLILLLIAFSLGSMGFLAYYVSTSPKAKEPLPLPLGDCSSGGAAGPGLARPPVPPRPPRPPETARTEPVVLVFVESAYSQLGQEIVAILESSRFRYSTELAPGRGDMPTLTDHTRGRYVLVIYENLLKYVNLDAWSRELLDRYCVEYGVGIIGFFRAHEHSLLSAQLKGFPLFLHSNLGLRDYQVNPSAPLLHLTRPSHLEPGPLPGDDWTIFQSNHSTYEPVLLASLRPAEPPVPGPVPRRARLPTVVQDLGLHDGIQRVLFGHGLSFWLHKLIFVDAVAYLTGKRLCLDLDRYILVDIDDIFVGKEGTRMKVADVEALLTTQNKLRTLVPNFTFNLGFSGKFYHTGTEEEDAGDDMLLKHRKEFWWFPHMWSHMQPHLFHNRSVLADQMRLNKQFALEHGIPTDLGYAVAPHHSGVYPIHTQLYEAWKSVWGIQVTSTEEYPHLRPARYRRGFIHNGIMVLPRQTCGLFTHTIFYNEYPGGSRELDRSIRGGELFLTVLLNPISIFMTHLSNYGNDRLGLYTFESLVRFLQCWTQLRLQTLPPVPLAQKYFELFPQERSPLWQNPCDDKRHKDIWSKEKTCDRLPKFLIVGPQKTGTTAIHFFLSLHPAVTSSFPSPSTFEEIQFFNGPNYHKGIDWYMDFFPVPSNASTDFLFEKSAAYFDSEVVPRRGAALLPRAKIITVLTNPADRAYSWYQHQRAHGDLVALNYTFYQVISASSQAPVALRSLQNRCLVPGYYSTHLQRWLTYYPSGQLLIVDGQELRTNPAASMENIQKFLGITPFLNYTRTLRFDEDKGFWCQGLEGGKTRCLGRSKGRKYPDMDTESRLFLTDFFRNHNLELSKLLSRLGQPVPSWLREELQHSSLG; encoded by the exons ATGCTCCAGCTGTGGAAGGTAGTACGCCCAGCTCGGCAGCTGGAACTGCATCGCCTCATATTGCTGCTGATTGCCTTCAGCCTAGGCTCCATGGGCTTCCTGGCTTACTACGTGTCTACCAGCCCCAAGGCCAAGGAACCCTTGCCCCTGCCTTTGGGAGACTGCAGCAGTGGTGGGGCAGCTGGCCCTGGCCTTGCACGGCCTCCAGTTCCACCTCGGCCCCCCAGGCCTCCAGAGACAGCTCGAACTGAACCTGTGGTACTTGTGTTTGTGGAGAGTGCATACTCACAGCTGGGGCAGGAGATTGTGGCCATCCTGGAGTCTAGTCGTTTTCGCTATAGCACTGAGCTGGCACCTGGCCGAGGGGACATGCCCACGTTGACTGATCATACCCGTGGGCGCTATGTCTTGGTCATTTATGAAAACCTGCTCAAGTACGTCAACCTGGATGCCTGGAGTCGGGAACTGCTAGACCGGTACTGTGTGGAATATGGTGTGGGCATCATTGGCTTTTTCCGAGCCCATGAGCACAGCCTACTGAGTGCCCAGCTCAAGGGCTTTCCCCTTTTTCTACACTCAAACTTGGGGCTTCGGGATTACCAAGTGAATCCTTCTGCGCCTCTACTGCATCTCACACGCCCCAGCCACCTGGAGCCTGGGCCACTGCCTGGTGATGACTGGACCATCTTCCAGTCCAATCATAGCACATATGAACCAGTGCTTCTTGCCAGCCTTCGGCCAGCTGAACCCCCTGTGCCAGGACCAGTGCCTCGTCGGGCCCGGCTTCCCACTGTGGTACAGGACCTGGGGCTTCATGATGGCATCCAGCGGGTGCTCTTTGGTCATGGCCTTTCCTTCTGGCTCCACAAACTTATTTTCGTCGATGCCGTTGCATACCTCACTGGCAAGCGCCTCTGCCTAGACCTTGACCGCTACATCTTGGTAGATATTGATGACATCTTTGTGGGCAAGGAAGGAACTCGCATGAAGGTGGCTGATGTTGAG GCTCTGTTGACCACCCAGAACAAACTCAGGACCTTAGTCCCTAACTTCACCTTCAACTTGGGCTTCTCGGGCAAGTTCTATCATACTG ggacagaggaggaggatgCAGGGGACGACATGCTGCTGAAGCACCGCAAAGAGTTCTGGTGGTTCCCCCACATGTGGAGCCACATGCAGCCACACCTGTTCCACAATCGCTCCGTGCTGGCTGACCAGATGAGGCTCAACAAACAGTTTGCTCTG GAACATGGGATTCCCACGGATCTGGGATATGCTGTGGCCCCCCACCACTCGGGTGTGTACCCCATCCACACGCAGCTCTATGAGGCCTGGAAATCTGTGTGGGGCATCCAGGTGACCAGCACTGAGGAATATCCCCATCTCCGTCCTGCCCGCTACCGCCGTGGCTTCATTCACAATGGCATTATG GTGCTGCCCCGGCAGACATGTGGCCTCTTCACTCACACTATCTTCTATAATGAGTATCCTGGAGGCTCTCGTGAACTAGACCGGAGCATCCGAGGTGGAGAGCTCTTTCTGACGGTGCTGCTTAATCCG ATCAGCATCTTTATGACCCATCTGTCCAATTATGGAAATGACCGGCTGGGCCTGTACACCTTTGAGAGCCTGGTGCGCTTCCTCCAGTGCTGGACACAGCTGCGCCTGCAGACCCTTCCTCCTGTCCCTCTTGCACAAAAGTACTTTGAACTTTTCCCTCAGGAGCGAAGCCCACTTTGGCAG AATCCCTGTGATGACAAGAGGCATAAAGATATTTGGTCCAAGGAGAAAACCTGTGATCGGCTCCCAAAGTTCCTCATCGTGGGACCCCAAAAGACAG GGACCACAGCTATTCACTTCTTCCTGAGCCTGCATCCAGCTGTGACTAGCAGCTTCCCTAGCCCCAGCACCTTTGAGGAGATTCAGTTCTTCAACGGCCCTAATTATCACAAGGGTATTGACTG GTACATGGACTTCTTCCCTGTCCCTTCCAATGCCAGCACTGACTTCCTATTTGAAAAAAGTGCCGCCTACTTTGACTCAGAGGTTGTACCACGGCGGGGGGCAGCCCTCTTGCCACGAGCCAAGATCATCACTGTGCTCACCAATCCTGCTGACAGGGCCTACTCCTGGTACCAG CACCAGCGAGCACATGGAGATCTAGTTGCTCTGAACTATACCTTCTACCAGGTGATTTcagcctcctcccaggcccctgtgGCACTTCGCTCCCTGCAGAACCGTTGTCTTGTCCCTGGCTACTATTCTACCCATCTGCAACGCTGGCTGACTTACTACCCCTCTGGACAG TTGCTGATTGTGGATGGGCAAGAGCTGCGTACCAACCCAGCAGCCTCAATGGAGAACATCCAGAAGTTCCTGGGTATCACACCCTTTCTGAACTACACACGGACCCTCAG GTTTGATGAAGATAAGGGATTTTGGTGCCAGGGACTTGAAGGTGGTAAGACTCGCTGTCTAGGCAGGAGCAAAGGCCGGAAGTACCCAGATATGGACACTGAG TCTCGCCTTTTCCTTACGGATTTTTTCCGGAACCATAATTTGGAGTTGTCGAAGCTGCTGAGCCGGCTTGGACAGCCAGTGCCCTCGTGGCTTCGGGAAGAACTACAGCATTCCAGTCTGGGCTGA
- the ZSWIM8 gene encoding zinc finger SWIM domain-containing protein 8, whose translation MELMFAEWEDGERFSFEDSDRFEEDSLCSFISEAESLCQNWRGWRKQSAGPNSPTGGGGGGGSGGTRMRDGLVIPLVELSAKQVAFHIPFEVVEKVYPPVPEQLQLRIAFWSFPENEEDIRLYSCLANGSADEFQRGDQLFRMRAVKDPLQIGFHLSATVVPPQMVPPKGAYNVAVMFDRCRVTSCSCTCGAGAKWCTHVVALCLFRIHNASAVCLRAPVSESLSRLQRDQLQKFAQYLISELPQQILPTAQRLLDELLSSQSTAINTVCGAPDPTAGPSASDQSTWYLDESTLTDNIKKTLHKFCGPSPVVFSDVNSMYLSSTEPPAAAEWACLLRPLRGREPEGVWNLLSIVREMFKRRDSNAAPLLEILTDQCLTYEQITGWWYSVRTSASHSSASGHTGRSNGQSEVAAHACASMCDEMVTLWRLAVLDPALSPQRRRELCTQLRQWQLKVIENVKRGQHKKTLDRLFPGFRPAVEACYFNWEEAYPLPGVTYSGTDRKLAMCWARALPSRPAASRSGGLEESRDRPRPLPAEPAVRPKEPGAKRKGLGEGVPSSQRGPRRLSAEGGDKALHKMGPSGGKAKALGGAGSGSKGSAGSGSKRRLSSEDSSLEPDLAEMSLDDSSLALGAEASTFGGFPESPPPCPPPGGSRGASTFLPEPPDAYEEDGGVYFSEGPEPPTASAGSPGLLPGEVCTRDDLPSTDDSGNGLLKTKEAAPAVGEEDDDYQAYYMNAQDGAGGEEEKAEGGAGEEHDLFAGLKPLEQESRMEVLFACAEALHAHGYSNEASRLTVELAQDLLANPPDLKVEPPPAKGKKNKVSTSRQTWVATNTLTKAAFLLTVLSERPEHHNLAFQVGMFALELQRPPASTKALEVKLAYQESEVAALLKKIPLGPSEMSTMRCRAEELREGTLCDYRPVLPLMLASFIFDVLCAPGSRPPSRNWNNEMPGDEELGFEAAVAALGMKTTVSEAEHPLLCEGTRREKGDLALALMITYKDDQAKLKKILDKLLDRESQTHKPQTLSSFYSSSRPATASQRSPSKHGGPSAPGALPPLTSGSAGPAQPGSVAGAGPGPTEGFTEKNVPESSPHSPCEGLPSEVALTPRPEGKVPSRLALGSRGGYNGRGWGSPGRPKKKHTGMASIDSSAPETTSDSSPTLSRRPLRGGWAPTSWGRGQDSDSISSSSSDSLGSSSSSGSRRASASGGARAKTVEVGRYKGRRPESHAPHVPNQPSEAAAHFYFELAKTVLIKAGGNSSTSIFTHPSSSGGHQGPHRNLHLCAFEIGLYALGLHNFVSPNWLSRTYSSHVSWITGQAMEIGSAALTILVECWDGHLTPPEVASLADRASRARDSNMVRAAAELALSCLPHAHALNPNEIQRALVQCKEQDNLMLEKACMAVEEAAKGGGVYPEVLFEVAHQWFWLYEQTAGGSSTAREGATSCSASGIRAAGEAGRGLPEGRGGPGTEPVTVAAAAVTAAATVVPVISVGSSLYPGPGLGHGHSPGLHPYTALQPHLPCSPQYLTHPAHPAHPMPHMPRPAVFPVPSSAYPQGVHPAFLGAQYPYSVTPPSLAATAVSFPVPSMAPITVHPYHTEPGLPLTTSVALSSVHPASTFPAIQGASLPALTTQPSPLVSGGFPPPEEETHSQPVNPHSLHHLHAAYRVGMLALEMLGRRAHNDHPNNFSRSPPYTDDVKWLLGLAAKLGVNYVHQFCVGAAKGVLSPFVLQEIVMETLQRLSPAHAHNHLRAPAFHQLVQRCQQAYMQYIHHRLIHLTPADYDDFVNAIRSARSAFCLTPMGMMQFNDILQNLKRSKQTKELWQRVSLEMTTFSP comes from the exons ATGGACTGGTGATCCCATTGGTGGAGCTATCAGCAAAGCAGGTGGCATTCCACATCCCATTTGAAGTGGTGGAGAAAGTTTACCCCCCAGTGCCTGAGCAGCTACAGCTCAGAATTGCATTTTGGAGCTTCCCTGAGAATGAAGAAGACATTAG GCTGTATTCATGCCTGGCCAATGGCAGTGCAGATGAGTTCCAGCGAGGGGACCAGCTATTCCGCATGAGGGCTGTGAAGGACCCACTGCAGATAG GGTTCCACCTGAGTGCTACAGTGGTGCCACCCCAGATGGTCCCTCCCAAAGGGGCCTACAACGTGGCTGTGATGTTTGACCGCTGCCGGGTCACTTCCTGCAGCTGTACCTGTGGGGCTGGGGCCAAATGGTGCACCCACGTCGTGGCACTCTGTCTCTTCCGCATCCACAAC GCTTCTGCAGTCTGCCTGCGAGCGCCAGTCTCAGAGTCCCTGTCTCGGCTACAAAGGGACCAGCTGCAGAAGTTTGCTCAGTACCTCATCAGTGAGCTCCCTCAGCAG ATCCTCCCCACAGCCCAGCGTCTCCTGGATGAACTCCTCTCCTCCCAGTCGACAGCCATCAATACGGTGTGTGGAGCCCCGG ACCCCACAGCAGGACCCTCGGCATCGGACCAGAGTACTTGGTATTTGGATGAATCTACGCTCACTGACAACATTAAGAAGACACTGCACAAGTTCTGTGGCCCCTCCCCTGTGGTCTTCAG TGACGTGAACTCCATGTATCTGTCTTCCACGGAGCCTCCGGCAGCTGCCGAATGGGCGTGTCTGCTGCGCCCTCTGAGGGGCCGGGAGCCAGAGGGTGTCTGGAACCTGCTTAGCATTGTGCGGGAGATGTTCAAGAGGAGGGACAGCAATGCTGCCCCCTTGTTGGAAATCCTCACTGACCAGTGCCTCACCTACGAACAG ATAACAGGTTGGTGGTACAGCGTGCGCACCTCAGCTTCACACAGCAGTGCCAGCGGGCACACCGGCCGCAGCAATGGTCAGTCAGAGGTGGCAGCCCATGCCTGTGCGAGCATGTGTGACGAGATGGTAACACTATGGAGGCTCGCCGTGCTGGACCCTGCACTCAGCCCCCAGCG CCGCCGGGAGCTGTGCACGCAGCTGCGTCAGTGGCAGCTGAAGGTGATTGAGAATGTAAAGCGAGGACAACATAAGAAGACCCTGGATCGACTCTTCCCTGGTTTCCGGCCAGCAGTGGAGGCCTGCTACTTTAACTGGGAAGAGGCTTACCCACTTCCTGGTGTCACCTACAGCGGCACTGACCGGAAGTTGGCAATGTGCTGGGCCCGGGCCCTGCCCTCTAGGCCAGCTGCCTCCCGCTCTGGGGGCCTGGAGGAATCCCGGGACCGGCCCCGACCTCTTCCTGCTGAACCAGCTGTGCGGCCCAAAGAGCCTGGTGCCAAGCGCAAGGGATTGGGTGAGGGGGTCCCCTCATCGCAGCGGGGTCCCCGCCGCCTCTCAGCTGAAGGGGGAGATAAGGCTCTGCATAAGATGGGTCCAAGTGGGGGCAAAGCCAAGGCACTGGGTGGGGCTGGCAGTGGGAGCAAGGGCTCAGCAGGCAGCGGGAGCAAGCGGCGGCTGAGCAGTGAGGACAGCTCCCTGGAGCCGGATCTGGCAGAGATGAGCCTGGATGACAGCAGCCTGGCCCTGGGTGCAGAAGCCAGCACCTTTGGTGGATTCCCTGAGAGCCCTCCCCCCTGTCCTCCACCTGGTGGCTCCCGAGGCGCTTCCACTTTCCTTCCTGAGCCCCCAGATGCTTATGAAGAAGATGGGGGTGTGTACTTCTCAGAAGGGCCTGAGCCTCCCACAGCCTCTGCTGGCTCCCCCGGCCTACTGCCTGGGGAGGTCTGTACCCGGGACGACCTCCCTTCCACAGATGACAGTGGCAACGGGCTTCTCAAAACCAAAGAGGCAGCCCCTGCAGTTGGAGAGGAAGATGATGACTACCAGGCATATTATATGAATGCCCAGGATGGGGCTGGAGGCgaggaggagaaggcagagggcggggctggggaggagcaCGACCTGTTTGCTGGGCTGAAGCCACTGGAACAGGAGAGCCGCATGGAG GTATTATTTGCCTGTGCTGAGGCCTTGCATGCACATGGCTATAGCAATGAGGCCTCCCGCCTCACTGTGGAGCTTGCCCAGGACCTGCTAGCCAACCCTCCTGACCTCAAGGTAGAGCCGCCCCCTGCCAAG GGCAAGAAGAACAAGGTATCCACGAGCCGTCAGACCTGGGTGGCTACCAACACCCTGACCAAGGCAGCCTTCCTGTTGACAGTGCTAAGTGAGCGCCCAGAGCACCACAACCTGGCCTTCCAAGTCGGCATGTTTGCCTTGGAGCTACAGCGGCCCCCAGCTTCTACCAAGGCCTTGGAG GTGAAGCTGGCATatcaggagtctgaggtggctGCCCTGCTCAAGAAGATCCCTCTAGGCCCGAGTGAGATGAGTACCATGCGGTGCCGGGCAGAGGAGCTTCGGGAGGGGACCCTCTGTGACTATCGGCCTGTGTTGCCCCTCATGTTGGCCAGTTTCATCTTTGACGTTCTCTGTGCTCCAG GTTCCCGGCCCCCAAGTCGCAACTGGAACAATGAGATGCCTGGGGAtgaggagctgggatttgaagcaGCAGTTGCTGCCTTGG GCATGAAGACAACAGTGAGTGAAGCAGAACATCCCCTCCTATGTGAAGGCACACGTCGGGAGAAGGGTGACCTGGCATTAGCACTAATGATCACTTACAAGGATGACCAGGCCAAGCTCAAGAAG ATCTTAGACAAACTATTGGACCGAGAAAGCCAGACGCATAAGCCACAGACACTGAGTTCTTTCTACTCATCTAGCCGTCCAGCCACAGCTAGTCAGAGGTCTCCTTCAAAGCACGGGGGCCCATCTGCCCCAGGGGCTCTGCCACCACTGACCTCAGGCTCTGCAGGGCCTGCCCAGCCAGGGAGTGTGGccggggctgggccaggccccaCTGAGGGCTTCACAGAGAAGAATGTGCCTG AGAGTTCCCCACATTCCCCCTGTGAGGGTCTCCCATCTGAGGTGGCTTTGACCCCAAGGCCAGAGGGGAAGGTTCCCAGCCGCCTGGCACTTGGCAGTCGTGGAGGATATAATGGACGAGGATGGGGCTCCCCAGGGCGGCCTAAGAAGAAGCACACAG GCATGGCCAGCATTGACAGCAGTGCCCCTGAAACAACATCAGATAGCTCCCCCACCCTAAGCCGGAGGCCACTTCGAGGGGGCTGGGCTCCCACCTCTTGGGGTCGAGGACAAGACAGTGACAGCATTAGCAGCTCTTCTTCCGACTCCCTGGGCTCCTCATCCTCAAGTGGAAGTCGCCGGGCCAGTGCCAGTGGAGGTGCCCGGGCAAAGACAGTTGAAGTTGGCAG GTACAAGGGTCGCCGCCCCGAGAGTCATGCCCCTCATGTACCCAATCAGCCGTCAGAGGCAGCTGCACACTTCTACTTCGAGCTGGCGAAGACGGTGCTGATCAAGGCAGGGGGCAACAGCAGCACTTCCATTTTCACACATCCATCTTCCTCAGGGGGCCACCAGGGTCCTCACCGCAACCTACACCTTTGCGCCTTCGAGATTGGGCTTTATGCCCTTGGCCTGCACAACTTTGTTTCTCCCAACTGGCTCTCACGTACCTATTCTTCCCACGTTTCCTGGATTACAG GCCAGGCAATGGAGATCGGCAGTGCAGCCCTGACCATACTGGTAGAATGCTGGGATGGGCACCTGACACCCCCTGAGGTTGCATCCCTGGCTGACAGGGCATCACGAGCACGAGACTCCAATATGGTGAGGGCAGCGGCGGAGCTGGCCCTGAGCTGCCTGCCTCATGCCCATGCATTGAACCCCAATGAGATCCAGCGGGCTTTGGTGCAGTGCAAGGAGCAG GATAACCTGATGTTGGAGAAGGCCTGCATGGCAGTGGAAGAGGCGGCTAAGGGTGGGGGCGTGTACCCCGAAGTGTTGTTTGAGGTTGCTCACCAGTGGTTCTGGCTATATGAGCAAACAGCAGGTGGCTCATCCACAGCTCGTGAAGGGGCTACAAGCTGTAGTGCCAGTGGGATCAGAGCagctggggaggctgggcgggggcTGCCTGAGGGCAGAGGGGGCCCAGGGACTGAGCCAGTTACCGTGGCGGCAGCAGCAGTGACAGCGGCAGCCACAGTGGTGCCAGTCATCTCAGTGGGGTCCAGTTTATATCCGGGTCCAGGACTGGGGCATGGTCACTCCCCTGGCCTGCACCCCTACACTGCTCTacagccccacctgccctgcaGCCCTCAGTACCTCACCCACCCAGCTCACCCCGCCCACCCCATGCCTCACATGCCCCGGCCTGCTGTCTTCCCCGTGCCCAGCTCTGCATACCCACAG GGTGTGCATCCTGCATTCCTGGGGGCTCAGTATCCTTACTCGGTGACTCCTCCCTCACTTGCTGCCACTGCTGTGTCTTTCCCCGTCCCTTCCATGGCACCCATCACAGTACATCCCTACCACACAGAACCAGGGCTCCCGCTGACCACCAGTGTGGCCT TGAGCAGTGTCCATCCAGCATCCACATTTCCAGCCATCCAGGGTGCCTCACTGCCTGCCCTGACCACACAGCCCAGCCCCTTGGTGAGCGGGGGTTTTCCACCACCCGAGGAAGAGACGCACAGCCAGCCTGTCAATCCGCACAGCCTGCATCACCTGCACGCTGCCTACCGTGTTG GAATGCTGGCACTGGAGATGCTGGGTCGCCGGGCACACAACGATCACCCCAACAACTTCTCCCGCTCCCCCCCCTACACTGATGATGTCAAATGGTTGCTGGGGCTGGCAGCAAAGCTGG gagtGAACTACGTGCACCAGTTCTGTGTGGGGGCAGCCAAGGGGGTGCTGAGCCCGTTTGTGCTGCAGGAGATCGTCATGGAGACGCTGCAGCGGCTGAGCCCTGCTCATGCCCACAACCACCTGCGTGCCCCGGCCTTCCACCAGCTGGTGCAGCGCTGCCAGCAGGCGTACATGCAG TACATCCACCATCGCTTGATTCACCTGACTCCTGCCGACTACGACGACTTTGTGAATGCGATCCGCAGTGCTCGCAGCGCCTTCTGCCTGACGCCCATGGGCATGATGCAGTTCAACGACATCCTACAGAACCTCAAGCGCAGCAAACAGACCAAGGAGCTGTGGCAGCGGGTCTCACTCGAGATGACTACCTTCTCCCCCTGA